From the genome of Athalia rosae chromosome 3, iyAthRosa1.1, whole genome shotgun sequence:
tcaCGATGCTTGGCGGTACGAGTAACTGAAACTGAGGTGGGCGCTGTTGGATGCAAAGTGCCTTCTGCCTTTGCTGCAAGTCTCTTAGCAGTAGCTCTGGTAATTCTTCGGACTGGAGATTTGACTTTGGATTGTTTAGCTGCTGGTCGTACTTGATGCAAATATATCGGGGAATTCAGTTTGTGATGATAAACCCCTGCACGGAACACCGGTTTCCGAAACTGCACCTGCATCTTCttttgtaattctttttcagCTTTCCATCTTAGGAGTTTGATTCTCCTGTCATCTTCGAGAATTTGAGATTCTAAGATATGAAGATAGGATGTGAAGAAAGTtctcggtgaaaaataaataacgttgaatacaatcaattattttacctGTTCGAGTTTCAGCTGCTGGAATGACCGGCACAGGAGAGGCTGATTCCGCGATTCCTCGACCAAAATTGTATAAGGCGGAACGTCTTTTCCGACGATTTTCCTGCTGTGCTACTTCTCTTAAAACGCGTCCTACCTGGACGTTTCCGAACCCtggcctcttttttttatatctgaaCTGATTATCCTCCATAATATCACACCGAGCGTCTACAGttcaataactttctttggatcAGTCTTCACGTGCGTGAACGACAATCTCCACTTTTTGACTCAACGTAAACAGTCAACCgaaatttgtttgaaataatGCATGATGGGTAAATTTCCAGCCATTCTTCTGATTGGCTCTACGACTGCAATGGTACGATACGATAATCGAGAATCATGACAGGCTGAACTCAGGCGCAGTATTGTTCATGCAGTTTTATGAACCCAAATGAAGGCAATTCTACCCGAGTGCCTCTGGCGGTCAGCCGCGTAAGGGTTACGTTTTACAAGCTGCTTCGTTTAATTGGCGAGTAACATTTTGGCGAGATGAATTCTTCGAAAGAATCAATGAAATCTCATCACTTTTCCTTCGTATAGAGTTATATTGTAATATTTCACAAAACAGTAATGTTTTTAGGGTATTCTGCCATACCCTGAAGGTACGCATCACGTTACATCTCACTTGGAAAAACTTTCGTTATAAACTGCTGTCACTGTTAAGTTGAATATGCTCTGAAGTTTACAGTATTTAATACAAACACATTGAATccaaaaagatgagaaaaaaattcgaaataacaTTGCGTTGTCGTAACTAGCTAATCGCTCAATGACTACACATTAGCCAAAGTTCATACAATTGGAACCCATCCAAAGTAATctagaaagaaaacaaattcgCATCCTTGAAACTTAATCGAATAGGCTAATGAATATATCATCAATACAGTCACATCTTTAACTTACGCCTGTTGCAGGTACTCAGTAATGAACCCAAGCACTAATCCCCTGGATGGGGGTGGAGTCGAAAAGCACCCACCAGAAGTCAGTCAAACTCTGCAAACCATAACAGCGATACAGAATGTCCAAACCATCGTACAAAGCAATGCGTCAAACATTCAATCACAGCAGACAATAGTTGGAACATCCACAGGACTCATCGGTAAATCAGTTTCATTGGATCTAAATCCAAAACTGTCTTTGATGAAACCTATCGGACAAGCTGGAAACATATCGTCGACCGAAGCAGCCAAAATTACTACCACAGTAAGACCTAACTTTCTTCTGTAAACTTAAGTAACAAAAACACTACATTGTCGATATCATTCCGTTCCAGTTATGTCCAGTTGGTTCCACGGTACGAATAATATCCCCTGGCATGTTGAGCACAGTAGATAGGCAAAGAGAACAGCCGCAGCAATCGTCCcaaattgtttcaaatttacCTGCAACTTATCACGTGCCACGAGGGCCAGCTGCAGTCGCTAATATTTCAGCTCCTAGATCTACCGTTGCTACTCCCATTGTGAGAGCAAGTACCGGTCAGCCAGTACCAATATCAAGAACTGGGTTCGCACTTGTTATATCTTCTTTTAATTATTCTATAGAGTCCACATATTTTCCAAAAGATTTCTTCGCGTGTTAACCTGACTTTGAACCCTTCTTTTTATCTCAGCCCAAACACAACAGCCTCAACTGCTCAATGGCCTCCGAAAACAACTTCCATTGTATATGCTCAGCCTCAAAGACACGTCGCTCCGCCTGTAAGCAGAGTCACACGACCTGTGACTCCAGTTTATTCCACCCAGCAAGCGAGGCTCATAACTCCTCCGCCAGGTAGGCCTGTACAGGCCACCGTAGTCACTGGAGTTTCAGCTACCCCTGCACGTTTAGTGACTCCAGTTCTACCGACCAGCAGTACCATTACCCGATTACCAGTTACCCACGGGCGACCACCAACACCCCAAGTCAATGTAGCCGCACAATCTGGCAGACCTCCAGTACAAACGATTTCGGTAGTTATTCATACTTGAATTGAATGTCGATTGCATTGAAGTGTAGATAATTTTAACAGATAGTTGTTTCTACCTAGATCATACAAAGATCATAAAAATCTCGTGTTGGTTGTTGCAGACAAATCAAACTGGCAGACCTCTGACAACGCCAGGAACAGTTAATAGAATAGCTGTGGCCGCACCTGTAATGAGTTCCAGTAGCAGAATAGCAACAGCTGCATCTGTATCGATCCAACCGAATGTTGGCAGGCAGTTAGGAATTAGTACAGCTGCAAGTACGCAAAGTGGCACAGTTAGTCGGATAATGATTCCCCAGCAACAGGTGAGCATTCAAGATATAGAGATTCATAAATAGGCGCGACCGGCTGCCCCCCTAAATTTGATtgcattcaattttattttatatttttttttataaggtccAGCAGCAACAACACCAGCCGCAACAATGCCCCCCTCGTGTCGTTCAGACGGTAACTTCTCTCCCTAATCACGGAGCAGTTACTCGCGTCATTACAACGGCAGCTAATGTAACTGGTGCACCCCGTCCAACTCAACAAAATCCTGCACCGGTTGCTCGTATATCTGGAAGCGTCATGTCATTGCATCCTCTACCATTGGCTTCGACGAGAGTTACTCCAGCTATTGTTAAACCCACCCAATCAACAACCATGCCTCAAACGGTTCAGCTGAAAACTCCTACCCAACAACCTGGTCTGAGAATTTCTACAAGCACTCCCAATACCGGAACTGGAACTGGCACAACACACTCAGTTCAAGGTCAATACTTGCACACCCCACAAACCACTACTTATTACTCGTTTGAGGCCTCTGGTAAGTATGTTAGGCAAAGGAGTTCAAAATTTCAGAGTGCAATAGACTGCGTCGTCTCGGTACCTTTTGCTTTAGAAAGTTATATTCGAAACATAAAAGTTATTGAGCTCTAGCGGTGGTGTTTAAATTGAATTGATTTACAAATTATTGATCGTCGCAGGTTCATACCCTCAATATCGTCAGACTTCTATTCAACCGGTCAGACTTTTGGTAGATCCTAGTTACGAGGAACCTCACGCCAAGCCCAATGCCTCGCCGAGACCAAGTATATTAAGAAAACGTGACCACGACATTTCCCCAGTAAAAAGTGAGTATAGATATTTGCAGACATCTAAATCCCACGGTCGATCCTGAAATTActattttttacttcctctcTAACTTTCCCGATTAGGTGCAGCCAAGAATTTGGTGCCAGTGTTAGCGTCCTTACCTCCTGTGATACAGGCAGCGAGTCCACCAGGATCTCCGAGAGGGGATCGAGATCCTGGAGGGTGTCAAAGTTCTGGCTCTACTACCGTTTCCGCAACTTCGTCTCCAGGACTAGACGAAGAACCTGAACAATCTCGGATCACTATAAACCCCACCGTTGAAATGTCACCGCGGAAAAAACCGCGCAAACAACAACTTACCGGGGTCGAATTAACAGAGCCGAGATGCACGGAAGAAGAAATGCAGTTCATTtctgaagagaaaataaagaaagaaatcaaaacGGAAATTAAAGACAAGACCAATCACGAGAAGAAACAAGCCCCTAATAACCCCCAGGACCATCCATTTAATATGCAGCAACAAACTTCTATACCTGTGAGAAGCCGGCCAACTCCATCTTTATTAGGTAAGATTGATTGCCGCTTTTAAAATATCGTGTATGAACTCCCCGcgaaattctttgtttttattttttggttattTTCGTTATTGAATTCGAAAGGGTCCTCGTGGAAGAACCGGTGGGATGGACGATTACATCATTATCGAAGACCAAGTGACGTCCGACCACGTGAGGAACGTAGGCCGACAGTCGCGGAATTGGCTCAGCAAAAACACGTATTACAGAAATTGAATGGGTGGAAAGTTTATCACCTTACTACGCAGATGGAGGATTTGGCAGACCTGGAAAAACAGGTACCTCAATTATTACTGCTTCTTACAAACTGCCAAAATAGTGGATGCCTGCGTAACGGTTTAAGGGAACTTTTGAGGATgataaaatcgaatcaaataaATGCTTTTAGGTACacgaaaaactgaaatcaACCTTAGCCATGCTCGAATCGCAACAAGGCGGTCGAGGCAGACAGGAAGAAGCGTTAGAACGTGCTAACGAACTGATAAAGGGCAACATGCAACGGAGCAGTTTGATTAGCGAAGGAATGAATGAGGCTAGAACGCAGCTGGTAGCGATCTTTCAACACAAAGGTCATGTTACCGAAATTTTACAACGGTGCGGTAACAAGCGTACTCACAAGAAAAGAGACAAGTAATCCTAACTAGTGTAAACCGTAAATTGTGAGTACTACAACTGTTAATACTGTTAAAGTATAAACCTTTTCGCAGATCAGGTTGAATCacgatatttttaattctgtCAAATAGAATCTatattaaaagaaataaataacatgGTTTTATATGTCTTAAGTTAtatcgttttcatttatttataacccTTCATGCCGGACTGTAACTATGGAAACCTTTGTGACACCGTTAATGGTTGCTATAAACAAGTTGATAgttcaagtttttatttctcttctgctTGCTGTCAGATCATAAGCCGAAGCTTGAGATTACAAGTCTGAGATGTGGTGGGGTTACAGTCAGCCGTTGGACTTGCGAaaggaattgaaagaaatcaaGGACACGGATTTCAGTATACCTATAGAGATTTTAATTATAGGCTCCGGGGATGCTCGGCATATTGTCAAGACCCTCGCATCATCTTACAAACATATGAGGCGTCCTATCAACTTCCATGTGATGGAACCATTCTTGGAACAAGTTGCGAGATCTATTCTACTTCTGAGCACTACTTTAGAAATGGGATTAGGTAACGGTGAATAAGATTTGAGAGTATTAGAACTCAGATCACTAAAACTCCATTTTACTTCATGTTAAAGGGATACAAGAAGCAACGAGATATTACCTAGAGTTGATGGGAAATACTTTATTGAGGCCTGCCACAGCCAAGTATTTGGTGCAACGGGCACAAAGTCTGATTGACATTCCTACGCAAGGCATAATCTGCCCCTGGTTGAACCTTGAGAAGCTTAAATATAAAGAGAGAGATAATTTGGAGTCAATTTTCAAGTAAGTGTTGTAAACGCCTCGAGGTTCCTCATGACGTTATGTTATACTTGCTACATTTTTGTCCAAAGGTTTTGGGAAAGAGCAGCCCGAGAAGGAATACCAATCAGAGAGTACTGGGATCGGAGGATTAGAAAAGCACTGGGAGAGCGTTACGATTATAGAGAAGGTGTATTCGACTGGGATTTCCATATGGTCCTGAAGTCAAGAGAAAAGATGAACTTGTTGCTACATGAATACAGGTCAACGTTGTTTTGAGTCCTTTAATCACAAACTaacaagaaaaattccaattaTCAAAACGAAATTATGTAGATTTTGGCGAAGCAATGGCGTTGCTTTCACGTGGTTAGAAGGTGAGCCTGCAAGGTGCAATCCGACTCTGATTAATAACATTGTGAATTATGGCAAAGGATTTTTGCACTATGCCTACATGGGAGATATCAACACCGGCCCATACTTCACATGGAGTTTGgaatcagaaaagaaaactgagtAATGTCATCAAACATTTGAATAGATTCCAGTTACTGTTGTACTAAATTCACTCGCAATCCATGTGCAGAAAATTGAGAGCTACTGATATTGC
Proteins encoded in this window:
- the LOC105686726 gene encoding histone deacetylase complex subunit SAP130 isoform X1 — protein: MNPSTNPLDGGGVEKHPPEVSQTLQTITAIQNVQTIVQSNASNIQSQQTIVGTSTGLIGKSVSLDLNPKLSLMKPIGQAGNISSTEAAKITTTLCPVGSTVRIISPGMLSTVDRQREQPQQSSQIVSNLPATYHVPRGPAAVANISAPRSTVATPIVRASTGQPVPISRTGPNTTASTAQWPPKTTSIVYAQPQRHVAPPVSRVTRPVTPVYSTQQARLITPPPGRPVQATVVTGVSATPARLVTPVLPTSSTITRLPVTHGRPPTPQVNVAAQSGRPPVQTISTNQTGRPLTTPGTVNRIAVAAPVMSSSSRIATAASVSIQPNVGRQLGISTAASTQSGTVSRIMIPQQQVQQQQHQPQQCPPRVVQTVTSLPNHGAVTRVITTAANVTGAPRPTQQNPAPVARISGSVMSLHPLPLASTRVTPAIVKPTQSTTMPQTVQLKTPTQQPGLRISTSTPNTGTGTGTTHSVQGQYLHTPQTTTYYSFEASGSYPQYRQTSIQPVRLLVDPSYEEPHAKPNASPRPSILRKRDHDISPVKSAAKNLVPVLASLPPVIQAASPPGSPRGDRDPGGCQSSGSTTVSATSSPGLDEEPEQSRITINPTVEMSPRKKPRKQQLTGVELTEPRCTEEEMQFISEEKIKKEIKTEIKDKTNHEKKQAPNNPQDHPFNMQQQTSIPVRSRPTPSLLGSSWKNRWDGRLHHYRRPSDVRPREERRPTVAELAQQKHVLQKLNGWKVYHLTTQMEDLADLEKQVHEKLKSTLAMLESQQGGRGRQEEALERANELIKGNMQRSSLISEGMNEARTQLVAIFQHKGHVTEILQRCGNKRTHKKRDK
- the LOC105686171 gene encoding dynein axonemal assembly factor 3, yielding MWWGYSQPLDLRKELKEIKDTDFSIPIEILIIGSGDARHIVKTLASSYKHMRRPINFHVMEPFLEQVARSILLLSTTLEMGLGIQEATRYYLELMGNTLLRPATAKYLVQRAQSLIDIPTQGIICPWLNLEKLKYKERDNLESIFKFWERAAREGIPIREYWDRRIRKALGERYDYREGVFDWDFHMVLKSREKMNLLLHEYRFWRSNGVAFTWLEGEPARCNPTLINNIVNYGKGFLHYAYMGDINTGPYFTWSLESEKKTEKLRATDIAEREVMRAIHEIRTKEPMCDEAAAAHRDPSLLNAIIVTEIPDIEIEQEKWSADDFVKHRREQINWIDVPDFQVIFHPISNLDKYKEKKEFLGKYDLVWIAHNMTKQLPHVVPLMKLGTKVIIESRKFMVDLRKEDLARFTEELVKEAKDNGLEELIKFDSEKDNIARFVKNKNTSS
- the LOC105686726 gene encoding histone deacetylase complex subunit SAP130 isoform X2, whose translation is MNPSTNPLDGGGVEKHPPEVSQTLQTITAIQNVQTIVQSNASNIQSQQTIVGTSTGLIGKSVSLDLNPKLSLMKPIGQAGNISSTEAAKITTTLCPVGSTVRIISPGMLSTVDRQREQPQQSSQIVSNLPATYHVPRGPAAVANISAPRSTVATPIVRASTGQPVPISRTGPNTTASTAQWPPKTTSIVYAQPQRHVAPPVSRVTRPVTPVYSTQQARLITPPPGRPVQATVVTGVSATPARLVTPVLPTSSTITRLPVTHGRPPTPQVNVAAQSGRPPVQTISTNQTGRPLTTPGTVNRIAVAAPVMSSSSRIATAASVSIQPNVGRQLGISTAASTQSGTVSRIMIPQQQVQQQQHQPQQCPPRVVQTVTSLPNHGAVTRVITTAANVTGAPRPTQQNPAPVARISGSVMSLHPLPLASTRVTPAIVKPTQSTTMPQTVQLKTPTQQPGLRISTSTPNTGTGTGTTHSVQGSYPQYRQTSIQPVRLLVDPSYEEPHAKPNASPRPSILRKRDHDISPVKSAAKNLVPVLASLPPVIQAASPPGSPRGDRDPGGCQSSGSTTVSATSSPGLDEEPEQSRITINPTVEMSPRKKPRKQQLTGVELTEPRCTEEEMQFISEEKIKKEIKTEIKDKTNHEKKQAPNNPQDHPFNMQQQTSIPVRSRPTPSLLGSSWKNRWDGRLHHYRRPSDVRPREERRPTVAELAQQKHVLQKLNGWKVYHLTTQMEDLADLEKQVHEKLKSTLAMLESQQGGRGRQEEALERANELIKGNMQRSSLISEGMNEARTQLVAIFQHKGHVTEILQRCGNKRTHKKRDK